The Bdellovibrionales bacterium genomic interval CTCGATAGATCGAAAAACATCCACACTTCGGACAGTTTTTGTTGTGACACCTTCAAAAACTCCCTTTTCCTCAAATCTATCATAAACTTATACGAAATCTACCCACACCTTTTTGATCATTATGCCGTTAATTCAAACGCGCGCTGGTATTATAAAACTGATAAGCCGCGCTTTTTAAAAAGAGCGTGGATGGCGCGGATCAGATCGGGAGAGGGTGGCTGCGTTTCGGAAAGCGTATAGGGCAAACCTAGCTGTTGCCACTTAACTTCCCCCATTTTGTGGAAGGGCAATACCTCCACTTTTTCGACATTGCCAAGGGCAGCTAGAAAATCCGCGAGGCGCGATAAAACATCCAGATCATCCGTCAGGTTCGGCACGATCACGCAGCGCACCCACATCGGCTTGCGCTGCGCGGCCAAAAGGCGGGCGAAGTCCAACGTCGGCTCCAGCTTACGGCCCGTCACTTTGGCGTAAGTATCGGGATCAAAAGACTTGATGTCCAGCAGAACCAGATCAGTCACATCCAACAAAGCCTGCTTGACGATTTTGCCAATGTACCCCGACGTATCAAGCGCCGTGTGAAGACCAAGTTCTTTACATCCTTTGAAAACTTCCGTCACAAACGCATGCTGGAATAAAGGCTCACCGCCCGTGATGGTAACGCCGCCGCCAGTTTTTTGAAGGAAATCCTTATACTGAGCGATTTCAGCAATCAGGTCGGCGGCCTGCGTGAGCTTCCCGTGTTTGAGGTGGCGTGTATCGGGATTGTGGCAATATAGGCAACGCATGGGACAGCCCGCCAGAAAGGCGACAAAGCGCATACCGGGTCCATCAACAGTACCCGCCGTTTCAACAGAGTGCACATAACCTTCATAGGATTTAAGCATGGCGCGTTTTACATCGCCTTATGGAAGGTGCGGTTGACAACATCCATCTGCTGCTCACGCGTCAGCTTGACAAAGTTGACGGCATAGCCCGATACGCGGATGGTTAGCTGCGGGTAAAGCTCCGGATGCTCCATCGCATCCATCAGCGTCTCACGAGAAAAAACGTTGACGTTCATATGGTGGGCGCAGCGTCCACAATAGCCGTCCAAAAGCCCCGTCAGATTGTTCACACGGTCACTAACGGTTTTACCCAAAGCCTCTGGCACAATCGAGAACGTGTTCGAAATGCCGTCTTGTGAATCCTTATAAGGCAATTTGGAAACAGAAATCAGCGAAGCCAAAGCGCCCTTTTTATCGCGTCCGTGCATCGGGTTCGCGCCCGGAGCAAACGGCTCACCAGCCTTGCGGCCATCGGGGGTGTTACCGGTCTTTTTGCCGTACACAACGTTTGAGGTGATGGTCAAAACCGACAGCGTCGGCGTGGCGTCGCGATACGTTTTTTTGGCGCGAAGCTTGGCCATAAAGGACTCGACCAATTCAACCGCAATGCTGTCCACGCGATCATCGTTGTTGCCATACTGGGGATACTCGCCCTCGGTCTTGAAATCGACAGCAAGGCCGCGCTCATCGCGCACAACCGATACCTTGGCGTGCTTGATAGCCGAGAGGGAATCCGCCACCACAGAAAGACCCGCAATGCCGCAAGCCATCGTGCGCAAAATCTCGCGATCATGCAAAGCCATCTCGATGCGCTCATAGCAGTATTTGTCGTGCATATAGTGGATGATGTTCAGCGCGTCCATGTAAACGCCCGACAGCCAATCCATCATGGCGTCCAGCTTGGCCGACACGTCGGCATAATCCAAAACGTCGCCCGTCATGGCGGGAAAGGCAGGAGCAACTTGCTCGCCGCTCACTTCGTCGCGGCCACCGTTGATGGCATAGAGCAACGCCTTGCCAAGATTGGCGCGTGCGC includes:
- the pflA gene encoding pyruvate formate-lyase-activating protein, whose amino-acid sequence is MLKSYEGYVHSVETAGTVDGPGMRFVAFLAGCPMRCLYCHNPDTRHLKHGKLTQAADLIAEIAQYKDFLQKTGGGVTITGGEPLFQHAFVTEVFKGCKELGLHTALDTSGYIGKIVKQALLDVTDLVLLDIKSFDPDTYAKVTGRKLEPTLDFARLLAAQRKPMWVRCVIVPNLTDDLDVLSRLADFLAALGNVEKVEVLPFHKMGEVKWQQLGLPYTLSETQPPSPDLIRAIHALFKKRGLSVL